The Ramlibacter pinisoli genome has a window encoding:
- a CDS encoding NUDIX domain-containing protein: MEPRWKPSVTVAAVVERDGRFLLVEEETSEGLKLNNPAGHLDPGESPVQGCARETLEETAYPFEPTALVGVYLSRARKPATGEDFTYLRFAFCGRVGEPEPGRALDSGIVRALWLTPQEVRASRARHRSPLLVRCMEDYLAGVRYPLSVVSTDPSVFGLP, encoded by the coding sequence ATCGAACCGCGCTGGAAACCCAGCGTCACCGTGGCGGCCGTGGTCGAGCGCGACGGCCGCTTCCTGCTGGTCGAGGAAGAGACCAGCGAGGGACTCAAGCTGAACAACCCCGCCGGCCACCTCGACCCGGGCGAGTCGCCGGTCCAGGGCTGCGCCCGCGAGACGCTGGAGGAGACCGCCTACCCCTTCGAGCCCACCGCCTTGGTCGGGGTCTACCTCTCGCGCGCCCGCAAGCCGGCCACCGGCGAGGACTTCACCTACCTGCGGTTCGCCTTCTGCGGCCGGGTGGGCGAGCCCGAGCCCGGGCGGGCCCTGGACAGCGGCATCGTGCGCGCGCTCTGGCTGACGCCGCAGGAGGTGCGGGCCTCGCGCGCGCGGCACCGCAGCCCGCTGCTGGTGCGCTGCATGGAGGACTACCTGGCCGGGGTGCGCTACCCGCTGTCGGTGGTCAGCACCGACCCGAGCGTGTTCGGCCTGCCCTGA
- a CDS encoding Bug family tripartite tricarboxylate transporter substrate binding protein: protein MIPALQHPLTRRRLVAGAAAALALPALRAQPAWPSKPVRFLVPFAPGGTSEIVARSVAAELTKQLGQSVFVENKPGGAGVVAMAEAAKAAPDGHTVILGHVGTLAVNPYMLANQPYDVNKDFVPVTLLAKVPNVFVIHPDVPAKNFREFVAYAKKNPGKLSYGSAGNASAGHLAMEYLKLVTGMFMTHIPYRGTGPQLTDLLAGRTQASSAGMPALGAHIRSGKLRAIAVGTHDRIAVLPEVPTVHEMGYKDFETSQWYGMLAPAGTPPEIVKRLQEESYKALRSSAVTERFATDNAVGGGGPASEFAAFIASEQKIWSDIVRRAQIKAD, encoded by the coding sequence ATGATTCCAGCCTTGCAGCACCCCCTGACCCGCCGCCGCCTGGTGGCCGGCGCCGCCGCCGCGCTCGCGCTGCCCGCGCTGCGCGCGCAGCCGGCCTGGCCGTCCAAGCCGGTCCGCTTCCTGGTGCCGTTCGCCCCCGGCGGCACCTCGGAGATCGTGGCCCGCTCGGTCGCCGCCGAGCTCACCAAGCAGCTCGGGCAGAGCGTGTTCGTGGAGAACAAGCCGGGCGGGGCCGGGGTGGTGGCGATGGCCGAAGCGGCCAAGGCGGCGCCGGACGGCCACACGGTCATCCTGGGCCATGTCGGCACGCTGGCGGTCAATCCGTACATGCTGGCCAACCAGCCCTACGACGTGAACAAGGACTTCGTGCCGGTGACGCTGCTGGCCAAGGTGCCCAACGTGTTCGTCATCCACCCGGACGTGCCGGCCAAGAACTTCCGCGAATTCGTCGCCTACGCGAAGAAGAACCCCGGCAAGCTCAGCTACGGCTCGGCCGGCAACGCCAGCGCCGGCCACCTGGCGATGGAGTACCTGAAGCTGGTGACGGGCATGTTCATGACCCACATCCCGTACCGCGGCACCGGGCCCCAGCTCACCGACCTGCTGGCCGGCCGCACCCAGGCCTCGTCGGCCGGCATGCCGGCGCTGGGCGCCCACATCCGGTCCGGCAAGCTGCGCGCGATCGCGGTCGGCACCCACGATCGCATTGCCGTGCTGCCCGAGGTGCCGACGGTGCACGAGATGGGCTACAAGGACTTCGAGACCTCGCAGTGGTACGGCATGCTGGCGCCGGCCGGCACCCCGCCCGAGATCGTCAAGCGGCTCCAGGAGGAGTCGTACAAGGCGCTGCGCTCCAGCGCCGTGACCGAACGCTTCGCCACCGACAACGCGGTCGGCGGCGGCGGCCCGGCGTCGGAGTTCGCCGCCTTCATCGCCAGCGAGCAGAAGATCTGGAGCGACATCGTGCGCCGCGCCCAGATCAAGGCCGACTGA
- the mnmA gene encoding tRNA 2-thiouridine(34) synthase MnmA, producing MDGSKRVVVGLSGGVDSAVSAWLLKREGWDVVGIFMKNWEDDDDDEYCSSRQDFIDAASVADVIGIPIEHVNFATEYKDRVFAEFLREYQAGRTPNPDVLCNAEIKFKAFLDHAMRLGAAKIATGHYARVRERGGRFELLKGLDETKDQSYFLHRLSQDQLAKALFPVGELRKTEVRRLAAEIGLPNAAKKDSTGICFIGERPFREFLNRYIQKEPGPIKDAHGRVIGQHQGLSFYTLGQRQGLGIGGLKARGAQRGGGEHAPWFVARKDLDANTLWVVQGHDHPWLQSLALDAADASWIAGVAPPARDYGSKTRYRQADAPCRLAAGANGAFHLAFAQPQWAVTPGQSAVLYDGEVCLGGGVIAAAAAGAA from the coding sequence ATGGACGGCAGCAAGCGGGTGGTGGTGGGACTGAGCGGGGGCGTGGACTCCGCGGTCAGCGCCTGGCTGCTCAAGCGCGAAGGCTGGGACGTCGTCGGCATCTTCATGAAGAACTGGGAAGACGATGACGACGACGAGTACTGCTCGTCGCGCCAGGACTTCATCGACGCCGCCAGCGTGGCCGACGTCATCGGCATCCCGATCGAGCACGTCAACTTCGCCACCGAGTACAAGGACCGCGTGTTCGCCGAGTTCCTGCGCGAATACCAGGCCGGCCGCACGCCCAATCCCGACGTGCTGTGCAACGCCGAGATCAAGTTCAAGGCCTTCCTCGACCACGCCATGCGGCTGGGAGCGGCCAAGATCGCCACCGGCCACTATGCGCGGGTGCGCGAGCGCGGCGGCCGCTTCGAGCTGCTCAAGGGCCTGGACGAGACCAAGGACCAGAGCTACTTCCTGCACCGGCTGTCGCAGGACCAGCTGGCCAAGGCGCTGTTCCCGGTCGGCGAACTGCGCAAGACCGAGGTGCGGCGCCTGGCGGCCGAGATCGGGCTGCCGAACGCGGCCAAGAAGGACTCCACCGGCATCTGCTTCATCGGCGAGCGGCCGTTCCGGGAGTTCCTCAACCGCTACATCCAGAAGGAACCCGGCCCCATCAAGGATGCGCACGGCCGCGTGATCGGCCAGCACCAGGGCCTGTCGTTCTACACCCTGGGCCAGCGCCAGGGGCTGGGCATCGGCGGCCTCAAGGCCCGCGGCGCCCAGCGCGGCGGCGGCGAGCACGCGCCCTGGTTCGTGGCCCGCAAGGACCTGGACGCCAACACCCTGTGGGTGGTGCAGGGCCACGACCATCCCTGGCTGCAGTCGCTGGCGCTGGACGCGGCCGATGCCAGCTGGATCGCCGGCGTGGCGCCGCCGGCCCGCGACTACGGCTCCAAGACCCGCTACCGCCAGGCCGACGCGCCCTGCCGGCTGGCGGCCGGCGCCAACGGCGCCTTCCACCTGGCGTTCGCGCAGCCGCAGTGGGCCGTGACGCCGGGCCAGTCGGCCGTGCTGTACGACGGCGAGGTCTGCCTGGGCGGCGGGGTGATCGCGGCCGCCGCCGCCGGCGCGGCCTGA